The following coding sequences are from one Haloferax litoreum window:
- a CDS encoding multicopper oxidase domain-containing protein translates to MSKYVGAPGSTMSRREFLAATGGAGLFGLAGCTAPTNGDANAAIDDGDTATASASSSTLPYTSSPEVVQVDEQGGSVTLKSTPARHAVHPQETMGGPIEFPQVWAFQADDGSPSVPGPILRTTEGNDVEVTLDNTHGMRPHTVHFHGVQKAWEDDGVPTTTGIRVDPGEKHTYTIPANVPGTHFYHCHYQTHRHIDMGMFGIFRVDPKGYEPADKEYFMTVKDWDSRLPRQMAGEDVTYSPRNRNPDVFTVNGKSAPRTLHPEDGSPIIVEQGDKVRVHYVNAGYMSHPMHIHNHRFQLVEKDGGVIPDAARYERDVTNIAPAERHTVEFTADADPGIYLMHCHKVNHVMNGNFYPGGMLNGVVYKDAMKTDIFSKLMEYAGYDA, encoded by the coding sequence ATGAGCAAGTACGTCGGTGCCCCCGGTTCGACGATGTCTCGTCGCGAGTTCCTCGCCGCCACTGGTGGTGCAGGCCTCTTTGGACTCGCAGGATGTACCGCACCAACGAACGGGGATGCGAACGCGGCAATCGATGACGGCGACACGGCGACAGCGTCGGCGAGCAGTTCGACGTTGCCGTATACGTCCTCACCCGAAGTCGTGCAAGTAGACGAACAGGGTGGGTCGGTGACGCTCAAGAGTACGCCCGCCCGCCACGCCGTCCATCCACAGGAGACGATGGGTGGCCCCATCGAGTTCCCACAGGTCTGGGCGTTCCAAGCAGACGACGGGTCACCGAGTGTTCCAGGACCGATTCTCCGCACGACAGAAGGGAACGACGTGGAGGTGACCCTCGACAACACTCACGGGATGCGCCCACACACGGTCCACTTCCACGGGGTACAAAAGGCGTGGGAAGACGACGGTGTCCCCACGACCACTGGAATCCGCGTCGACCCCGGTGAGAAGCACACCTACACCATCCCGGCGAACGTTCCCGGGACCCACTTCTACCACTGCCACTACCAGACGCACCGCCACATCGACATGGGGATGTTCGGCATCTTCCGGGTCGACCCGAAGGGGTACGAACCGGCGGACAAAGAGTACTTCATGACGGTCAAGGACTGGGACTCACGGCTTCCAAGACAGATGGCTGGCGAAGACGTGACCTACAGTCCGCGCAACCGCAATCCAGACGTGTTCACAGTCAACGGGAAGAGTGCACCACGAACGCTCCACCCCGAAGACGGGTCACCCATCATCGTCGAACAGGGAGACAAGGTACGCGTCCACTACGTGAACGCGGGGTACATGAGCCACCCGATGCACATTCACAACCATCGATTCCAACTCGTGGAAAAAGACGGCGGTGTCATCCCTGACGCGGCACGGTACGAGAGAGACGTGACCAACATCGCACCCGCCGAACGCCACACAGTAGAGTTCACCGCCGACGCCGACCCGGGAATCTACCTCATGCACTGCCACAAGGTCAACCACGTCATGAACGGGAACTTCTACCCCGGCGGCATGCTCAACGGTGTCGTCTACAAGGACGCGATGAAGACTGACATCTTCTCGAAGTTGATGGAGTACGCGGGGTACGACGCGTGA
- a CDS encoding winged helix-turn-helix domain-containing protein produces MSTNPLSEAFEPDFQSVFDSLTSTQCRTVLRTLDSPMTASEIADVCEMPRSTVYRKLEQMVDAGLLTKRDNGQSAAEYSLGFREVVVTHHAGGLELSVSSQSRSASDQLSELWAEVRTEATRDE; encoded by the coding sequence ATGTCCACGAATCCGCTCTCTGAGGCGTTCGAACCGGACTTCCAATCGGTGTTCGACTCGCTCACGAGTACCCAGTGCCGAACTGTGCTTCGAACACTCGATAGTCCCATGACCGCCAGCGAAATCGCAGACGTGTGTGAGATGCCTCGGTCGACCGTCTACCGGAAACTCGAACAGATGGTCGACGCGGGGCTTCTCACCAAACGTGACAATGGCCAATCCGCCGCCGAATACTCACTCGGATTCCGAGAGGTAGTCGTCACACACCACGCTGGCGGGTTGGAACTCTCAGTCAGTTCGCAGTCTCGCTCCGCGTCTGACCAACTCTCTGAGTTGTGGGCAGAAGTAAGGACAGAGGCGACCCGGGACGAATAG
- a CDS encoding helix-turn-helix domain-containing protein, whose translation MPRATLSLTLPEQIWVSDLSSRYPEAEFTVLAAMPAEETGVGLVEIHATDIEPIVTALDEYDTVVSVTILEARSDRALVQFETTEPLLILSLSEVGIPLELPITIVDSEVVVEVTAPRENLSELGEQLTQFGIPFDLLSIHQSIDTETLLTDDQYELVETAIERGYYDTPRTCTLTELAEAVGLAKSTTSEKLHRAEGKVMKEFLARDTVSVA comes from the coding sequence ATGCCCCGAGCGACACTCTCACTCACGCTTCCCGAGCAAATCTGGGTGTCCGACCTCTCCAGTCGATACCCCGAGGCCGAGTTCACGGTCCTCGCCGCGATGCCCGCCGAGGAGACGGGCGTTGGACTCGTCGAGATTCACGCGACAGACATCGAACCCATCGTGACCGCGTTGGACGAGTACGACACTGTCGTCTCGGTGACGATTCTCGAGGCCCGTTCGGACCGAGCGTTGGTCCAGTTCGAGACGACAGAACCACTCTTGATTCTCTCGCTCAGCGAAGTCGGAATCCCACTCGAACTCCCGATTACCATCGTCGACAGCGAAGTCGTCGTCGAGGTCACAGCACCGAGAGAGAACCTCTCAGAGTTGGGTGAGCAACTCACTCAGTTCGGAATCCCGTTCGACCTCCTCTCGATTCACCAGTCCATCGACACCGAGACGCTCCTCACCGACGACCAGTACGAACTCGTCGAGACGGCAATCGAGCGAGGATACTACGATACGCCGCGGACGTGTACCCTCACCGAGTTAGCCGAGGCCGTCGGACTGGCGAAGTCGACGACGAGCGAGAAGCTTCACCGGGCGGAAGGAAAAGTCATGAAAGAGTTCCTCGCCCGCGACACCGTCTCAGTCGCGTGA
- a CDS encoding halocyanin domain-containing protein, which produces MTTNDSPSTAVGRRSVLRLLGGAAVSGSALGTVAETTTAQTSEAALDTWFENTSNYDGVVDKTGTSTVTVTVGADGNGGAYGFGPAAIRVDPGTTVVWEWTGDGGVHDVTAEDGSFASELVGDAGHTFEHTFDGEGVSKYVCSPHVSLGMKGAVVVGGSVTQSSTGTAESETASSQGEDVDAWLENTSNYDTVTDQTGLERVTIDVGAEANGGAFGFGPAAVRVSPGTTVVWKWTGKGGSHNVVDTDDAFESQLTSESGHTFEHTFEEAGTHTYACTPHETLGMKGVVVVAEGGDGGSNAQVAEPFDDPKMEDFGGLALAGTFGAAIASPALFGVFLWLKEDETGGKTYPEKKPE; this is translated from the coding sequence ATGACCACGAACGATTCACCTTCCACAGCGGTCGGCCGACGGAGTGTCCTTCGACTACTCGGCGGCGCTGCAGTCTCTGGGTCTGCCCTCGGAACCGTCGCCGAGACAACGACTGCACAGACGAGCGAAGCAGCCCTCGACACGTGGTTCGAAAACACATCGAACTACGACGGCGTCGTCGACAAGACTGGCACGTCTACCGTGACGGTGACCGTCGGCGCAGATGGCAACGGCGGTGCGTACGGGTTCGGGCCTGCTGCCATCCGCGTCGACCCGGGAACGACAGTCGTCTGGGAGTGGACCGGCGACGGAGGCGTTCACGACGTGACCGCCGAAGACGGGTCGTTCGCGAGCGAACTCGTCGGCGACGCTGGACACACGTTCGAGCACACCTTCGACGGTGAGGGTGTCTCCAAGTACGTCTGTTCACCACACGTATCGCTGGGGATGAAAGGTGCAGTCGTCGTCGGTGGCAGTGTCACCCAATCGTCCACAGGCACCGCCGAGTCGGAGACTGCATCCTCACAGGGTGAAGACGTCGACGCGTGGTTAGAGAACACGTCGAACTACGACACAGTCACCGACCAGACGGGCCTCGAACGAGTGACCATCGACGTCGGTGCCGAGGCGAACGGCGGGGCGTTCGGATTCGGTCCGGCGGCCGTTCGCGTTTCACCGGGCACGACAGTCGTCTGGAAATGGACTGGCAAGGGCGGGTCACACAACGTCGTGGATACGGACGATGCCTTCGAGTCACAACTCACCAGCGAGAGCGGCCACACCTTCGAACACACGTTCGAGGAGGCAGGTACGCACACGTACGCCTGCACGCCGCACGAGACGCTCGGTATGAAAGGAGTCGTTGTCGTCGCCGAGGGTGGTGACGGTGGAAGCAATGCACAGGTTGCCGAACCGTTCGACGACCCGAAGATGGAAGACTTCGGTGGACTCGCACTCGCCGGGACGTTCGGCGCGGCAATCGCGTCGCCGGCGCTCTTTGGCGTGTTCCTCTG